The Oncorhynchus masou masou isolate Uvic2021 unplaced genomic scaffold, UVic_Omas_1.1 unplaced_scaffold_1503, whole genome shotgun sequence genome contains a region encoding:
- the LOC135531051 gene encoding stonustoxin subunit beta-like — protein sequence MYAYHAAPWFDPSIDEYVCDLTLDTNTVNRLLSLSEENRKVTWSREEQPYPDHPERFEDCGQVLCREGLTGRCYWEVEWSGGGADIGMTYKGISRKGRSDDCLIGYNDKSWSLFCYDNSYIACHNNNDTTIDVPSSSSHRVGVYLDWPAGTLSLYRVSSDTLTHLHTFTSTFTEPLYPGFRVHDDTSVSLCQVVPVSNT from the exons ATGtatgcctaccacgctgcaccttggtttGATCCTTCCATCGACGAAT atgtctgtgatctcacactggacacaaacacagtaaacagactcctctctctgtctgaggagaacagaaaggtgacatggagtagagaggagcagccatatcctgatcacccagagagatttgaggaCTGTGGccaggtgctgtgtagagagggtctgactgggcgctgttactgggaggtagagtggagtgggggagGGGCTGATATAGGAAtgacatataaaggaatcagCAGGAAAGGAAGGAGTGATGACTGTTTGATTGGATAcaatgacaagtcctggagtctGTTCTGCTATGACAACAGTTATATTGCCTGTCACAATAATAATGACACTACCATAGACGTCCCCTCCTCCAGCtcccacagagtaggagtgtatctggactggccagccggcactctgtccttGTACAGAgtctcctctgacacactgacccacctCCACACATTCACCTCCACGTtcactgagcccctctatccagggtttAGGGTTCATGATGATACCTCAGTATCCCTGTGTCAGGTGGTCCCTGTGTCAAACACATGA